The following are encoded together in the Bacillus sp. V2I10 genome:
- a CDS encoding sigma-54-dependent Fis family transcriptional regulator: MKGLMEKLPYDWIEEVVNLAAECMVIVDHEGIVVYLNSAYCEFLNVTAEESIGKPVQDVIENTRMQIVAKTGQAEVASIHPINGSEMIANRYPLYVKGQLVGAVGTVMFRNAQEWLDYSKKIQPIMEELNYYKTKFEKELFSKYHFGDLVGSSPKFMEAKKLAERVSDSQSAVLLLGASGTGKELFAHAIHQTSGRRFAPFMRVNCASIPEHLFESEIFGYEEGSFTGAKKGGKKGKFELAHGGTIFLDEIGDLPLQMQSKLLRVLQEKEIERIGGRAPIQIDVRVISATHRNLEKMVLDGEFREDLYYRLNVIKIDIPSLKDRKEDIVPISRILLKKLETKFHRYGLDLSEEVKLDLERHSWPGNIRELENVLERAVNVLDGQMIYPEHLPLYLQQEGKGHSQTYSGQSPLSPTHSRKLYVPVKPLKDIVAEAEKEAIFHALTEAKGNKLQAAKLLGIGKTSFYDKCKGYGIS; the protein is encoded by the coding sequence ATGAAAGGACTAATGGAAAAGCTTCCCTATGATTGGATTGAAGAAGTAGTCAATTTAGCGGCAGAATGCATGGTCATTGTGGATCATGAAGGAATTGTTGTTTATCTCAATTCGGCCTATTGTGAATTCCTGAATGTAACCGCAGAAGAATCGATTGGGAAACCGGTTCAGGATGTTATTGAAAATACAAGAATGCAGATTGTAGCCAAAACCGGTCAGGCGGAAGTGGCGTCCATTCATCCCATTAACGGAAGCGAAATGATTGCAAACCGGTATCCCCTCTATGTGAAAGGACAGCTGGTGGGCGCTGTAGGAACAGTGATGTTCCGAAATGCTCAGGAATGGCTGGACTATTCTAAGAAAATCCAGCCGATTATGGAAGAATTAAACTATTATAAAACAAAATTTGAGAAAGAACTTTTCAGCAAATATCATTTTGGGGATCTGGTTGGAAGCAGTCCCAAATTCATGGAAGCCAAGAAGCTGGCAGAGCGGGTTTCGGACAGTCAGTCGGCCGTTCTCCTGCTTGGGGCATCTGGAACTGGAAAAGAGCTGTTTGCCCACGCCATTCATCAGACTAGCGGAAGACGTTTTGCTCCTTTCATGAGGGTCAATTGCGCTTCGATCCCCGAGCATTTATTTGAATCGGAAATTTTCGGGTATGAAGAAGGTTCCTTTACCGGTGCAAAAAAGGGCGGGAAAAAGGGAAAGTTTGAGCTTGCTCACGGAGGGACCATTTTCCTTGATGAGATTGGCGACCTCCCTCTTCAGATGCAAAGCAAATTGCTTCGTGTGCTTCAGGAAAAAGAAATTGAGCGAATCGGCGGACGCGCTCCTATTCAAATCGATGTACGGGTGATTTCCGCTACACATCGCAACCTGGAAAAAATGGTTTTGGACGGTGAGTTCAGGGAGGATCTTTATTATCGTCTGAATGTCATCAAAATCGATATTCCCTCACTTAAGGATCGTAAGGAAGACATAGTCCCAATTTCAAGAATTCTTTTAAAAAAGCTGGAGACTAAATTTCACAGGTATGGTCTTGATCTCTCTGAAGAGGTGAAGCTTGACCTGGAAAGACACTCTTGGCCCGGGAACATTCGTGAGCTTGAGAACGTACTTGAACGTGCGGTTAACGTACTGGACGGCCAAATGATTTACCCTGAACATCTGCCTCTGTATCTTCAGCAGGAAGGAAAAGGTCATAGCCAAACCTACTCAGGTCAATCGCCGCTTAGTCCAACGCACAGCAGAAAACTTTATGTACCTGTCAAACCGCTTAAAGACATCGTGGCTGAAGCTGAGAAAGAAGCAATATTCCATGCTCTTACGGAAGCGAAAGGGAACAAACTACAGGCAGCCAAACTGCTTGGAATTGGGAAGACAAGTTTTTATGATAAATGCAAGGGGTATGGGATAAGTTGA
- a CDS encoding SRPBCC domain-containing protein, whose product MEDKLSTLFKALGHPIRRRILDILKESAKTTGELNDYFPEVSRYAIMKHLTALEEGNLVVVRREGKYRLNYLNAVPLQEMHNRWVGKYIETAAGSLLQLKLAAEQKGEEEMNLAEQAKVFRIEQEVFIDAPREQVFKALTEKAEDWWEFRLAPKGVTSKFTFDPVPGGQFIERWGETEGAVWGNVYYVNAPEEIRLHGHLGMQGAVNSSYTYRLIEKNDATILQLSHTASGVIEENWEQDHTEGWKHLLGTLLKKYAEQNN is encoded by the coding sequence ATGGAAGACAAGCTTTCCACATTGTTTAAAGCGCTTGGCCACCCAATTAGGAGACGCATTCTTGATATTCTTAAAGAATCAGCTAAAACAACTGGCGAATTAAATGACTATTTTCCTGAAGTATCCAGGTATGCAATCATGAAACATCTGACCGCCCTTGAGGAAGGGAACTTGGTTGTTGTAAGACGGGAAGGAAAATACAGACTTAATTACTTAAACGCCGTTCCTCTGCAGGAAATGCATAACCGGTGGGTGGGAAAATACATTGAGACAGCGGCCGGTTCTTTACTTCAATTAAAATTGGCTGCTGAACAAAAAGGAGAAGAAGAAATGAACTTGGCAGAACAAGCAAAAGTGTTTCGAATTGAACAAGAGGTTTTCATAGACGCACCAAGAGAACAGGTATTCAAGGCATTGACAGAAAAGGCAGAAGATTGGTGGGAGTTTCGGTTAGCTCCAAAAGGAGTGACATCGAAGTTTACGTTTGATCCTGTGCCAGGCGGCCAGTTTATCGAAAGATGGGGTGAAACAGAAGGGGCAGTGTGGGGGAATGTTTATTATGTTAATGCTCCGGAAGAAATACGCCTTCATGGACATTTAGGAATGCAGGGAGCAGTCAATAGTTCTTATACGTACCGTTTAATTGAAAAAAATGATGCTACAATCCTTCAGCTTTCCCATACCGCTTCAGGAGTGATTGAAGAAAACTGGGAGCAGGATCATACTGAAGGATGGAAACATCTGCTGGGAACATTATTAAAAAAATATGCAGAACAAAATAATTGA
- a CDS encoding SRPBCC family protein translates to MVDVFTEIEIMCTAEKVSAFASDPDNAPEWYVNIHSAEWMTAKSLTIGSQIAFKAKFLMRELSYVYEIAEFIPGERMVMRTADGPFPMETIYTWQAADQHTTRMTLQNIGNPTGFSKWIAPFMSIMMKRANIKDLKKLKNILENR, encoded by the coding sequence ATGGTTGATGTATTCACTGAGATAGAAATCATGTGCACTGCTGAAAAGGTGTCAGCGTTTGCTTCAGATCCTGACAATGCACCTGAATGGTATGTAAATATTCATTCGGCAGAATGGATGACCGCAAAATCGTTAACAATTGGCTCTCAAATTGCATTTAAAGCAAAATTCCTCATGAGGGAGCTCTCGTATGTTTATGAAATTGCAGAATTCATTCCAGGTGAAAGAATGGTCATGAGAACGGCTGACGGACCTTTTCCAATGGAGACCATCTACACTTGGCAGGCAGCTGATCAGCATACAACCCGAATGACACTTCAAAATATAGGGAATCCGACAGGCTTTTCAAAATGGATAGCTCCGTTTATGTCTATCATGATGAAAAGAGCGAATATCAAAGATTTAAAAAAACTGAAGAACATCCTGGAAAATAGATAA
- a CDS encoding amidase, giving the protein MDLYTYAKYDGTGLAELVKKKEVTPKELTEAAFKQIEHVNPLLNGVVRTRQEKVLKELLQLDLQKQPFAGVPMLLKDISQAVEGEPLTAGSRLLKDNISGKDSNFVARLRHAGFLFLGHTNTPEFGLKNITEPEVHGQTKNPWNTKYSAGGSSGGSAASVAAGIVPIAGASDGGGSIRIPASFTSLFGLKPTRGRTPVGPSVGRQWQGASIDFVLTKTVRDSAAMLDILQIIQPEAAFHTPLFAGKYTDVSKKGTKRPLRVAFQTQSPVGTPVSDEAITAVNRMVKWLEDQGHEVEERGNGIDGVRLMENYYIMNNGEMAATILGLEKMLGRPIAANDVEIVTWVLSVAGHSVTAAEFTQSLAEWDTAAAQMAAFHETFDLYLTPATAFPAPKAGELTQTEEEIQSLLKVSELKKEEHLSFVYDMFLKSLTVTPFTQLANLTGQPAMSVPIHITAEGLPLGVQFVAPKGKEDMLLALAFQLEQSDLWIGMEGNPFF; this is encoded by the coding sequence GTGGATTTATATACATATGCAAAATACGATGGCACTGGACTTGCCGAATTGGTGAAAAAGAAAGAAGTAACACCGAAAGAATTGACAGAAGCCGCTTTTAAACAAATTGAGCATGTCAATCCTCTCTTAAATGGTGTGGTCCGCACAAGGCAGGAAAAGGTTTTAAAAGAGCTTTTGCAGCTTGATCTTCAGAAGCAGCCGTTTGCGGGGGTTCCCATGCTGCTGAAGGATATTTCTCAGGCGGTTGAAGGGGAACCTTTAACGGCAGGATCAAGGCTCCTTAAAGATAACATTTCAGGCAAAGATTCTAATTTTGTTGCCCGGTTAAGACACGCGGGATTTTTATTTTTGGGCCATACGAACACTCCTGAATTTGGTTTAAAAAATATTACAGAGCCTGAAGTTCACGGACAGACGAAGAATCCATGGAATACAAAGTACTCAGCAGGCGGGTCGAGCGGCGGATCAGCAGCGAGCGTGGCAGCAGGCATAGTTCCGATTGCCGGAGCAAGTGACGGGGGAGGCTCAATCCGAATTCCGGCCTCTTTTACGAGCCTGTTTGGACTAAAACCTACTAGAGGAAGAACGCCAGTAGGACCAAGTGTCGGCAGGCAATGGCAGGGAGCTTCAATTGACTTTGTTCTGACAAAAACAGTCCGCGACAGTGCCGCTATGCTTGATATTCTCCAAATCATTCAGCCGGAAGCTGCTTTCCATACCCCGTTGTTTGCAGGCAAATATACGGATGTTTCTAAAAAAGGGACAAAACGCCCTTTACGGGTAGCGTTTCAAACCCAGTCTCCTGTCGGAACACCAGTCAGTGACGAAGCAATTACAGCCGTTAATCGTATGGTGAAGTGGCTTGAAGATCAGGGGCATGAAGTAGAAGAGCGCGGAAACGGCATCGACGGAGTCAGACTGATGGAAAACTACTATATTATGAATAATGGTGAAATGGCTGCAACTATTCTCGGCCTTGAAAAAATGCTCGGCAGACCAATTGCAGCAAATGACGTAGAAATTGTCACTTGGGTGTTAAGTGTTGCAGGACATTCCGTAACAGCTGCCGAATTTACACAGAGTCTGGCTGAATGGGATACTGCAGCTGCTCAAATGGCTGCTTTTCATGAAACGTTCGATTTGTATTTAACTCCGGCAACTGCATTTCCAGCTCCTAAAGCCGGAGAGCTCACCCAGACTGAAGAAGAAATCCAGTCGCTGCTGAAGGTCAGTGAGCTGAAAAAAGAAGAACATTTATCATTCGTTTATGACATGTTCTTAAAGAGTTTAACGGTTACACCTTTTACACAGCTTGCAAACCTGACAGGACAGCCTGCGATGAGTGTGCCTATTCATATCACAGCTGAAGGATTGCCTCTGGGTGTTCAATTTGTGGCACCTAAAGGGAAAGAAGACATGCTTCTTGCACTAGCATTTCAGCTTGAACAATCTGATCTGTGGATTGGCATGGAAGGAAATCCATTTTTCTAA
- the spx gene encoding transcriptional regulator Spx, giving the protein MAITMFTSCSCTSCRKSKMWMEEHGLSYTERNILTQPLTMKELKQILHMTEEGTDEILSTRSKQFQELDMNLDALHLKELLALIQEKPGIMRCPIILDEKRFLVGFNEDEIRKFLPRNIRAYLLKLLEAKTMLPN; this is encoded by the coding sequence ATGGCCATTACTATGTTTACGTCTTGCAGCTGCACATCTTGCAGAAAGTCAAAAATGTGGATGGAAGAGCATGGTCTTTCCTATACAGAAAGAAATATTCTTACACAGCCTTTAACAATGAAAGAACTAAAACAGATTCTTCACATGACAGAAGAAGGTACAGATGAAATTCTATCAACCCGCTCAAAACAATTTCAGGAATTGGATATGAATTTAGATGCTTTGCACTTGAAGGAATTACTTGCACTTATCCAAGAGAAGCCGGGAATTATGCGCTGCCCGATCATACTGGATGAAAAACGTTTTTTAGTGGGATTTAACGAAGATGAGATCCGGAAATTCCTTCCCCGTAATATACGGGCCTACCTTTTAAAGCTGCTTGAAGCGAAAACAATGCTGCCTAATTAA
- a CDS encoding GTP pyrophosphokinase family protein — MNYDQLKKIKNELTRFMMSYKFALEEMNTKINILEQEFQYIHEYNPIEHVSSRLKSPESIVNKIYRKNYDLTLTDIKKNIKDIAGIRITCSFLSDIYQISEMIQNQKDINVVECKDYIKNPKPNGYQSLHLIVKIPVFMSDRQEDILVEIQIRTIAMDFWASLEHKIYYKYNKEIPERLTKELKEAAVSAAELDRKMEKLHNEMTDLKEAEEPAGELSQLLLSKEQFKLPIDLINSLK, encoded by the coding sequence ATGAATTATGATCAGCTTAAGAAAATAAAAAATGAATTAACGCGGTTTATGATGTCCTATAAATTTGCGTTAGAAGAAATGAACACGAAAATAAATATCCTTGAACAGGAATTTCAATATATTCATGAGTATAATCCGATTGAACATGTCAGCTCGCGTTTGAAGTCTCCTGAGAGCATCGTAAACAAAATATACAGGAAGAATTACGACCTTACCTTGACCGATATTAAAAAAAATATAAAAGACATAGCAGGTATTCGCATCACCTGTTCTTTTTTGTCTGACATTTATCAAATCAGCGAGATGATTCAAAACCAAAAGGATATCAATGTCGTTGAATGCAAGGATTACATAAAAAATCCTAAGCCAAACGGCTATCAAAGTCTGCATTTAATAGTGAAAATTCCAGTGTTTATGTCAGACCGCCAGGAAGACATCCTTGTAGAAATACAAATTAGAACGATTGCGATGGATTTTTGGGCAAGCCTTGAACACAAGATTTATTATAAATATAATAAAGAAATTCCTGAGCGGCTTACAAAAGAATTAAAAGAAGCCGCAGTCTCTGCTGCGGAACTAGACCGAAAAATGGAGAAGCTTCATAATGAAATGACAGATTTAAAAGAAGCAGAGGAACCGGCAGGGGAACTGTCCCAGCTGCTGCTCAGCAAGGAACAATTTAAGCTTCCCATTGATTTAATTAACTCATTAAAATAA
- a CDS encoding MarR family winged helix-turn-helix transcriptional regulator — translation MNKKRSENIVSLFEIFVSLERKWMNDWNHLNEVGLSKTHILILQILETEGLKRPSILAEQLQITTGGVTVLTSKLIKDGFVQKCQNERDRRAYNLEITDSGKNLLHSARSQINQQIQKMFGMLSDEEIQKLRDIFYKCLMGQKK, via the coding sequence ATGAATAAAAAAAGAAGTGAAAATATCGTTTCCTTATTTGAGATTTTCGTTTCACTTGAACGTAAATGGATGAATGACTGGAATCATCTGAATGAGGTCGGCCTTTCGAAAACTCATATTCTGATTCTGCAAATTCTTGAAACGGAAGGGCTGAAGCGTCCGTCAATACTTGCAGAGCAATTACAGATTACTACGGGAGGTGTGACCGTCCTCACAAGCAAGCTAATCAAAGACGGGTTTGTCCAGAAATGCCAAAATGAACGTGACCGCAGAGCATACAACCTTGAAATCACGGATTCTGGAAAAAATCTTCTGCATTCGGCCAGGAGCCAAATCAATCAGCAGATCCAAAAAATGTTCGGAATGCTTTCAGATGAAGAAATTCAGAAATTACGGGATATCTTTTACAAATGCTTAATGGGGCAAAAAAAATAA
- a CDS encoding spermidine synthase, which translates to MSLHNKSTSKPWLSSGNINQERASSSNSRPKRTDKENVQGDNWDKIGLNEILKGNHRSLFNKKSRFQKIQILEANDLRMYLNSQLQFSSLDERIYHEAIVHPLFTAASSHERVLILGGGDGLALREVLKYKGVKHVDLVDLDSMVLDAAKHVQNLAALNQYSLHDLRVNVHPQDAVLFLRSQRAPYDVIIVDFPDPTGRIISDLYTTEFYSLLKSSLKTDGVFVCQSNSPEETPIVFWSIGKTIESAGFQTLSYHITVPSFGDWGFHIGSKAPKSLAGKKVPVSNSTLPANLKELTEFPRSVTAQKHRSIVNTKRNSKLHQIYQKESLYLE; encoded by the coding sequence TTGAGTCTTCATAATAAAAGCACATCTAAACCGTGGCTTTCTTCCGGCAATATAAATCAAGAAAGGGCTTCATCCTCAAACTCAAGACCAAAACGAACCGATAAAGAAAATGTTCAGGGAGATAACTGGGATAAAATTGGACTGAATGAAATATTAAAAGGAAATCATCGCAGCTTATTCAATAAAAAGAGCAGGTTCCAAAAGATACAAATTTTAGAAGCAAATGATCTGCGTATGTATTTAAACAGCCAGCTCCAATTTAGTTCCCTCGATGAAAGAATTTATCATGAAGCGATTGTACACCCCTTATTCACAGCTGCTTCCAGTCATGAACGAGTTCTTATTTTAGGCGGAGGGGACGGTCTGGCATTAAGGGAAGTACTTAAATATAAAGGCGTGAAGCACGTAGATTTAGTTGATTTGGACTCAATGGTATTAGATGCTGCAAAGCATGTTCAAAATCTTGCAGCGCTAAATCAATATTCCCTTCATGATTTGCGTGTCAATGTACATCCGCAGGATGCCGTCCTTTTTCTTCGGTCACAGAGGGCGCCTTATGATGTCATAATTGTGGACTTTCCAGATCCAACAGGCAGAATCATCAGTGATCTGTATACAACAGAATTTTACAGCCTTCTAAAAAGCTCTCTTAAAACGGATGGCGTATTCGTTTGTCAATCAAACTCTCCTGAAGAAACGCCTATCGTTTTCTGGAGCATCGGAAAAACAATCGAAAGTGCAGGATTTCAAACGCTAAGCTATCACATAACAGTACCTTCATTTGGGGACTGGGGATTTCATATTGGGTCAAAAGCGCCAAAATCACTAGCAGGAAAAAAGGTGCCAGTATCCAATAGTACACTGCCGGCAAATCTTAAAGAATTAACTGAATTTCCGCGTAGCGTTACAGCACAGAAGCATCGATCAATTGTAAATACGAAAAGAAATTCAAAGCTTCATCAGATCTATCAAAAAGAAAGTTTATATTTAGAATGA
- the speD gene encoding adenosylmethionine decarboxylase, which produces MSERTVVRLNIEGKHIIIDAFECDADLLNNKEYLKLLLLQAAKDNGIHVLSTYFHPFHPQGVTGVIVLSTSHMSIHTWPEERYASLDFYTCGEHDPEFQAESLLSGLSSKKALIYSISRGVSGPQLVFPKEIKALDSSQGGNQFESS; this is translated from the coding sequence ATGTCGGAAAGGACTGTTGTAAGGTTGAACATAGAAGGAAAACATATAATTATTGATGCTTTTGAGTGTGATGCAGATTTGCTGAACAATAAAGAATATCTGAAATTGCTGCTTTTGCAAGCAGCAAAGGATAACGGAATTCACGTTTTATCCACTTATTTCCACCCTTTTCATCCCCAGGGTGTAACTGGGGTCATTGTTTTATCCACCTCCCATATGTCGATTCACACATGGCCAGAAGAAAGATATGCATCACTTGATTTTTATACATGCGGGGAACATGATCCTGAATTTCAGGCAGAATCTCTTTTATCTGGCCTTTCATCTAAAAAAGCTCTGATTTACTCCATTTCCAGGGGAGTAAGCGGTCCTCAGCTTGTTTTTCCGAAAGAAATCAAAGCACTGGATTCTTCACAAGGAGGGAATCAATTTGAGTCTTCATAA
- a CDS encoding phosphatase PAP2 family protein, with protein MSKAALIKIRDLTGLLIFPILGLMYEYLNEKSANAVNISAPLDSYIPFAPIFIIPYVIWYVYMFGILLYFWWKNPSVYWKSILAITAGEIVCFIIYFYFQTTVPRPQLTGDSLLVQIVSIIYSSDQPYNCFPSIHVLTTMIIMLSVNRIEDSGKMMNYVTQLTGILIILSTLFVKQHVIYDVMSSVILSSGLWMILFERKAVAAKVENIKNTRKKSGLSKGLPF; from the coding sequence ATGTCAAAGGCAGCTTTAATAAAAATAAGAGATTTAACGGGACTATTAATCTTCCCAATTCTTGGTTTGATGTATGAATACCTGAATGAAAAATCAGCAAACGCTGTGAATATTTCTGCACCATTGGATTCATACATTCCATTTGCTCCTATTTTCATCATTCCATATGTGATCTGGTATGTTTATATGTTTGGTATTCTGCTGTATTTTTGGTGGAAAAACCCGAGTGTTTACTGGAAGTCTATCCTGGCTATAACCGCTGGTGAAATCGTATGTTTCATTATTTACTTTTACTTTCAGACTACCGTGCCGCGTCCTCAGCTTACGGGAGACAGCTTGCTAGTTCAGATCGTTTCCATAATCTACAGTTCAGACCAGCCATATAATTGTTTTCCAAGCATTCATGTTCTGACTACGATGATTATTATGCTCTCAGTTAATCGGATAGAGGATTCAGGGAAAATGATGAATTATGTCACGCAATTAACAGGAATTTTGATTATCCTTTCAACTTTATTTGTGAAGCAGCATGTCATTTATGATGTAATGTCTTCTGTCATTCTCTCATCCGGTCTTTGGATGATCTTATTTGAACGAAAAGCAGTTGCTGCAAAAGTGGAAAACATAAAAAATACAAGAAAAAAAAGCGGCCTATCAAAGGGTCTTCCCTTCTGA
- a CDS encoding nucleotidyltransferase domain-containing protein: MDPVVAAKRIIEKRYPSCKAAVLSGSVVRGESTKTSDLDLVIFDQALESSYRESYVMFEWPVEAFVHNFESYRQFFQSDCKSGTPSMPRMVYEGLVLKGVDLLEPIKREAQELLEKGPDPLSKEDIEMRRYFITDALDDFTGSGKRSEEIFIAGVLAELIHEFVLLTNGRYIGKSKWIPRALMQYDPVFAAEFTSVFDEYYRTGRKDNVIALTDSILEPHGGRFFEGFSLGKKE, encoded by the coding sequence CTGGATCCAGTAGTAGCTGCAAAAAGAATCATTGAAAAACGATACCCATCATGCAAAGCAGCTGTATTATCAGGCAGTGTGGTAAGAGGGGAAAGCACTAAAACGTCAGATCTTGATCTCGTTATTTTTGATCAAGCATTAGAGTCTTCCTACCGGGAATCATATGTTATGTTTGAATGGCCAGTAGAAGCATTCGTCCATAATTTCGAGTCATACCGGCAGTTTTTTCAGAGTGACTGCAAAAGCGGCACGCCATCCATGCCGAGAATGGTATATGAAGGACTTGTCTTAAAAGGAGTAGATTTGCTTGAGCCAATTAAAAGGGAAGCTCAGGAACTTTTAGAAAAAGGTCCGGATCCTCTTTCGAAAGAAGATATAGAAATGAGACGCTATTTTATAACAGATGCACTTGATGATTTTACGGGGAGCGGCAAACGCTCGGAAGAAATTTTTATTGCTGGGGTACTCGCAGAGCTGATCCATGAATTTGTCCTGCTGACAAATGGAAGATATATAGGGAAATCAAAATGGATTCCAAGGGCTCTCATGCAGTATGATCCTGTATTTGCCGCTGAATTCACCTCCGTTTTTGACGAGTATTACCGAACAGGACGCAAAGACAATGTTATTGCCTTGACGGATTCGATTTTGGAGCCCCACGGCGGCAGATTTTTTGAAGGGTTTTCACTGGGAAAAAAAGAATAG
- a CDS encoding GNAT family N-acetyltransferase, with protein sequence MSLIIRHPNEMDFDALTALMYEYIVDFYQCPKPPEHKIHQLIKTLQQEEKGIQFLAEENGKAVGFATLYFTYSTTRAEPITIMNDLYVLEAYRGSGTAEKLFKSCRTYSKQHQYAAMTWETARDNARAQRFYEKMGGRKGDFLTYSI encoded by the coding sequence ATGTCACTAATCATACGTCATCCAAATGAAATGGATTTTGATGCTCTGACAGCCCTTATGTATGAATATATCGTCGATTTTTATCAATGTCCAAAACCTCCAGAGCATAAAATTCATCAGTTGATTAAGACACTTCAGCAAGAAGAGAAGGGTATTCAATTTTTGGCGGAGGAAAACGGCAAGGCTGTCGGATTCGCGACACTTTATTTCACTTACAGCACAACCAGAGCTGAACCCATTACGATTATGAATGACCTTTATGTTCTCGAAGCATACAGGGGATCTGGAACTGCAGAAAAACTTTTCAAAAGCTGCCGGACATACAGCAAGCAGCATCAATATGCTGCCATGACCTGGGAAACAGCGCGGGATAATGCAAGAGCACAGCGCTTTTATGAAAAAATGGGAGGCAGAAAAGGAGACTTTCTGACATACTCCATTTGA
- a CDS encoding aspartate aminotransferase family protein, with protein MEREYLIKPMLDESYKKVSHGQGVYLYDTSGKKYLDGSSGAVTCSIGHGVSEIVEAMVEQAREVSFVYRSQFSSYAAEGLAKKLAEMTPGDLNWTFLVNSGSEAIETAMKTAIQYFQEKNMPKKTKIISRWMSYHGITIGALSLSGYPERRFRFQPLLEANPVVSPAYCYRCPYGLKPSSCKAKCTGELETAIRRVGADHVAAFVAEPVVGAAGAAITPPEGYYEKIRDICDRNDILFIADEVMTGIGRTGKTLAMEHWGALPDIVALGKGLSAGYATVAATLISDKVMRPIQQGSKLIMSGHTYSANPQSAAVSLAVLHYIEKNQLNDAASEKGKILIKHLQKLQKKTEIIGDVRGKGLLIGIEFVMNQTTKQPFPKSYNLTSRIIKKANQNGLLVYPSAAGIEGGDGDAILIAPPLTINDEELNELVQLFSKTTAEIEAEVLPMS; from the coding sequence ATGGAGAGGGAGTACTTAATCAAACCGATGCTTGATGAAAGCTATAAAAAAGTCAGCCATGGACAAGGTGTTTATTTATACGATACTTCTGGCAAGAAATATTTGGATGGATCATCTGGAGCTGTAACTTGTTCAATCGGACATGGAGTCAGTGAAATAGTGGAGGCTATGGTGGAGCAGGCGCGAGAGGTATCGTTTGTCTATCGGTCTCAATTCTCTAGCTACGCAGCAGAGGGCCTGGCAAAGAAGCTTGCAGAGATGACGCCGGGTGATCTTAACTGGACCTTTCTGGTCAACAGCGGATCTGAAGCCATTGAAACGGCCATGAAGACAGCAATACAGTATTTTCAGGAAAAAAACATGCCTAAAAAAACAAAAATTATTTCCAGGTGGATGAGCTACCACGGGATTACAATTGGCGCACTTTCTTTATCAGGCTATCCAGAGCGCCGTTTCCGGTTTCAGCCGCTGCTTGAAGCAAATCCGGTGGTATCTCCTGCGTACTGTTATCGTTGTCCATATGGATTAAAACCCTCCTCTTGCAAGGCGAAATGTACAGGAGAATTGGAAACGGCAATAAGAAGAGTCGGTGCTGATCACGTTGCTGCTTTTGTTGCAGAGCCGGTTGTCGGTGCAGCGGGAGCAGCAATTACACCTCCAGAAGGATATTACGAAAAAATCCGGGATATTTGTGATCGAAACGACATTCTGTTCATAGCAGATGAAGTCATGACAGGCATTGGAAGAACAGGAAAAACACTTGCGATGGAGCATTGGGGAGCATTGCCTGACATCGTGGCACTAGGGAAAGGATTAAGTGCCGGTTATGCTACAGTTGCGGCTACTTTAATCAGTGACAAGGTGATGCGGCCAATTCAGCAAGGATCAAAATTAATCATGAGCGGGCATACGTACAGCGCGAATCCTCAATCCGCAGCTGTCAGTCTCGCAGTCTTGCATTATATTGAAAAAAATCAATTGAACGATGCAGCTTCTGAAAAAGGAAAGATACTGATCAAACACCTGCAAAAATTGCAGAAAAAAACAGAAATCATCGGAGATGTCAGGGGGAAAGGATTATTAATAGGAATTGAATTTGTTATGAACCAGACGACCAAACAGCCTTTTCCGAAATCTTATAATCTTACGAGCCGCATCATTAAGAAAGCAAATCAGAACGGGCTGCTTGTCTATCCGTCTGCTGCTGGAATTGAAGGCGGCGACGGCGACGCCATATTAATTGCCCCGCCGCTGACCATCAATGATGAAGAGCTAAACGAACTTGTCCAGCTATTTTCAAAAACGACAGCAGAAATAGAAGCCGAAGTGCTGCCAATGTCATAA